From a region of the Arachis ipaensis cultivar K30076 chromosome B09, Araip1.1, whole genome shotgun sequence genome:
- the LOC107618763 gene encoding germin-like protein subfamily 3 member 2 gives MLNEVSVLLLLLVFIIAAMASDPDPVMDFCIAKSPENVFECKNSSAATIEDFTFSGIKFPGNFKKTGFSSVAVNSNVFPGLNTLGVSFVRADFDVGGINVPHYHPRATEVAFVLEGKIYSGFVDTKNKVFAKVLEKGEVMVFPRGMLHFQLNVGDGPATILGSFDSQNPGLMRIPNAVFGSDIKVELLEKAFGLNSKELAKLKKKFSS, from the coding sequence ATGTTGAATGAAGTTTCAGTGCTGTTACTTCTTTTGGTATTCATTATTGCTGCTATGGCTTCTGATCCAGATCCAGTGATGGACTTCTGCATAGCCAAATCACCAGAAAACGTCTTCGAATGCAAGAACTCGTCCGCGGCAACCATAGAAGATTTCACCTTCTCTGGGATAAAGTTTCCAGGGAACTTCAAAAAAACTGGTTTTTCTTCTGTGGCTGTGAATTCAAATGTGTTTCCGGGTTTGAACACACTGGGGGTGTCATTTGTGAGAGCAGATTTTGATGTTGGTGGTATCAATGTTCCTCACTACCATCCAAGAGCAACAGAGGTTGCTTTTGTGCTGGAGGGGAAGATTTATTCAGGATTTGTCGACACGAAGAACAAGGTTTTTGCCAAAGTTCTGGAGAAAGGGGAGGTAATGGTTTTTCCAAGAGGAATGCTGCATTTTCAGTTGAATGTTGGAGATGGCCCTGCTACTATTTTGGGAAGCTTTGATAGCCAGAATCCTGGTTTGATGAGAATTCCAAATGCAGTTTTTGGTTCTGATATAAAGGTGGAGCTTTTGGAGAAGGCTTTTGGATTGAATTCTAAGGAGCTTGCTAAGTTGAAGAAGAAGTTTTCTTCTTAG